The Pseudomonas sp. G2-4 genome window below encodes:
- a CDS encoding SDR family oxidoreductase codes for MNMQHKRVLVTAAGQGIGLASAVAFARAGAEVFASDIDIQALAGIDGITALTLDVTSTDAIHAACARIGGLDVLFNCAGYVHSGNILECDEAAWARSMDLNVTAMYRMIRVFLPGMLARGGGSIINMASVASSIKGVPNRFAYAASKAAVVGLTKAVAIDFVGQGIRCNAICPGTVDSPSLRQRIAAQAAQQGVDEGQVYRQFLERQPMGRIGSTEEIAQLAVYLGSDASTYTTGGVHVIDGGMTL; via the coding sequence ATGAACATGCAGCACAAACGAGTGTTGGTCACGGCGGCGGGGCAGGGTATCGGCCTTGCCAGCGCCGTGGCTTTCGCCCGGGCCGGTGCCGAGGTGTTCGCCAGTGACATCGATATCCAGGCGCTGGCGGGCATCGACGGGATCACCGCCCTGACCCTGGACGTCACCTCGACCGATGCGATCCACGCCGCCTGCGCACGAATCGGCGGATTGGACGTGTTGTTCAACTGTGCCGGTTACGTGCACAGCGGCAACATCCTCGAGTGCGACGAAGCGGCCTGGGCGCGTTCGATGGACCTCAATGTCACGGCCATGTACCGGATGATCCGCGTGTTCCTGCCGGGCATGTTGGCGCGTGGTGGCGGCTCGATCATCAACATGGCGTCGGTGGCGTCGAGCATCAAGGGCGTACCGAACCGTTTTGCCTATGCAGCCAGCAAGGCGGCAGTGGTGGGCCTGACGAAGGCCGTCGCCATCGACTTCGTTGGCCAGGGTATTCGCTGCAATGCGATCTGCCCGGGTACGGTGGATTCTCCGTCGCTGCGCCAGCGCATTGCCGCCCAGGCCGCGCAACAGGGCGTCGATGAAGGGCAGGTCTACCGGCAATTCCTCGAACGCCAGCCCATGGGCCGTATCGGCAGCACCGAAGAAATCGCGCAGTTGGCCGTGTATCTGGGCAGCGATGCGTCGACCTACACCACCGGTGGTGTGCATGTCATTGATGGCGGCATGACGCTCTGA